Genomic DNA from Fimbriimonas ginsengisoli Gsoil 348:
TCGAGCTCCTACGGTCGACGCCTTTCCTGGGTAAGTAGGTTGGGGGCCGGAGAACCATGCCGCCGGCGAAACCGCTCCGGCCGTTTCGATGGTCTTGATCGGGGCTTCGGCCCGCGCCACGACTTCGACGGATCGGAGAATCGCGTCGGGGTTAAACGAAATGAAATCGATGCGATGGCGTACTAGCCACGCCGCGAAATCGGGACTGTCCGAGGGAGCTCCCCCGCACGCCCCGATCGGCTTCCCGGCTCGATAGGCAGCGGTAATCGCCATCGTAATGAGGCTCTTCACGGCAAAGTCGCGTTCGTCGAACAGGTGCGAGACGGTGCCCGAGCCACGATCGATGCCCAGTGTCAGCTCGGCTAAGTCGTTCGAGCCGATCGAGTAACCGTCGAAGATCTCCAAGAAGCCGTCGGCATCGATCGCGTTGGAAGGAACTTCGCACATGCCGTAGATCTCCAACCCGTTCTCTCCCTGGCGTAGCCCGTGCTGCGCCATGACCTCCACAACCCGGCTCGCTTCCTCGGTGGTTCGGCAGAACGGGATCATGACCCTTACATTCGTAAGGCCCATACTCGATCGCACCCGGCGAAGGGCGAGGCATTCGAGGCGGAACCCCTCCGCATACCGTCGGTCGTAGTAGCGAGATGCGCCGCGGAAGCCGAGCGTCGGGTTCTCTTCCTCCGGCTCAAATTCGCGGCCGCCGATCAGGCGCGCATACTCGTTCGTTTTGAAATCGGTGGTACGGACGAAGACCGGCTTTGGGTAGAACGGGGCGGCAATCTGGGCTATCCCTTCGCTCAGACGGCGGACGAAGTATTCCGTAGGCTCCTGCCCACCGATCCTCCGCCGAATCTCTTCCAGCGCCTCCCCATCTTTCAGCTCCGGATACCAACAGAGCGCCATCGGATGAATTCCGATCGAGTTGGCGATGATGAATTCCAGGCGAGCAAGACCGACGCCGTCATTCGGAAGCGCCGCCATAGAGAACGCCTTGGCCGGATCTGCCACGTTCAACATCAACTTTGTCCGCGTTTCCGGGAGGTAAGAGATGTCCATTTCCGCTTGGGCGGGAATCTTCCCCGGTCGCGCCTGCAATATGTAAAGCGCTCCAGTCTGGCCATCCTTGGCCCATTCGACCTCCATGGGATGGGGCTCGCCCGTTTGGGCCGAATAATGATCTTCGATGAGGCAGGCCCAGCGGGCCAGGGTCAGAACTTCGTGGTCGATCAGCGAGAAGCGCCCCCGCTGGTATTCCGGCACCGTCGCTGCTTTCACGCCGTCATCGTCCGGGTCGAAGACCAGCTTCGTCATCTTTGTTCCGAGGTGCCGGGCGACGATCGGATCTTTACCTTCCCGCAGGGTAGGTTTGAACACGGTCCACTCGTCCGACGTGACCTTTCCTGGGTCGACCGTCCCGCCCACGCCATAGGTCGACGACAGAACCACAGCGTCGCGAAATCCACTTTCAGGATCGAGGGTGAAGATGATCCCAGAGGACGAATCGTCGGAGCGAATCATCGGCTGCACCCCCACCGAGAGGGCGACGTTGAAATGGTCGAATCCGTTTCGCGCCCGGTACTCGATCGCTCGGTCGGTGAAGAGAGAGGCGTAGCACTTGTGCACCGCCAGAATGAGCTCGCTCTTGCCGACGTTGAGGAACGACTCGTTCTGGCCGGAAGATGAGGATGCTGCCAGGCCCTCCATCGTGGCCGAAGAACGTACCGCCACCGCCGAAGTGCAACCCAGCCTCTCCATGAGCCGGTCGTACCCCTCTTCGAGCTGGCCGATGAGCTCCGGCGGTAAAGGCGTTTCGAGAATGGCATCTCGCGCCTGCTTGCCGGCTGCGGCAAGGCTGACGCGGTCTTCCACCTGAATGCCCGCGAGGATCTCCCTGATCCGCATCTCCAAGGAGCCGGAAATAAACCGCCGGTAGGCGTCGGCCGTACTGGCGAAACCGTCCACGGCGTTCACTCCCAGCGGGCGAAGCTTCTGGAACAGTTCCCCAAGGAAGGCGTTCTTATCGCCGACCTTAGCGAGATCTTCGAGGCCGATCTGGGATAGTTCGATTACGAACGGTTCGTTCATGGGATTACCTGAGGCTATATCCTGTCTTGGAGTTGCGCCCGAGGCAAGTCAGGAGTTAGGCGTCAGGCTTTCCCATGACATTGGAAGGCCGACTTGTGGGCGGCCGCTGACTGGAGAACAATTACCCAATGCCCGGTACCCAAACGCCTTCGGCAGGTTTGACTTCGGGCGAGGCTCGGCTCCGATTGGAAACCGACGGGCCGAACGAGGTGACCCGCCCGCGTGCCCATGGAATCCTGCGGTTCCTGGCTCCCTTGCTTGCGAACCCCTTAGTGGTGATCCTCCTAGGCGCGGCGGCGGTGAGCGCCTCCCTGGGAGATCGGGTCAACGCCGCGATTATCGTCGCGATGATCGCCCTCAGCTTCGGTCTCGACTGGGTTCAAACTCGCCGATCTCACCAAGCCGCCGAGAAGCTTAAGAACTCCATTTCCCCGACGGCGGCAGTTTTGCGCGACGGCAAATGGCAGACGATCGCCCGTCGCGAAGTCGTGGTAGGAGACGTCGTCCGCCTCTCCGCGGGAACCCTTATTCCCGCGGACGGGCGACTCCTGACGGAGAAGGACCTCCACGTTAACGAGGCTGCCCTTACGGGCGAATCGGTACCGGCCGAGAAAGAAGTCGGGACCGGCGACGACCAAGAGAAACTTTTTCTGGGCACGTCCGTCGTCAGCGGAACTGCCACGATGACCGTGGAGAAGACCGGCGCCCAAACGGTCTTTGGTGGGATTGCGCTCCGCTTGTCCGAGCGCCCGCCCGAAACGGAGTTCGAGCGGGGCTTGCGACGATTCGGAGGGCTGATCATGCGAATCGTCCTCCTCCTTACCGGTTTCGTGATCGTCTCGATGATCGCCCTCCACCGGCCGCCGCTGCAGTCGTTCATGTTCGCCGTCGCGCTCGCGGTGGGTCTCACCCCCGAGTTCCTCCCGATGATCACCACGCTCACTCTTTCGCGCGGAGCCCTGCGTATGGCGAGGCACAAGGTGATCGTCAAGAATCTCGCCTCGATTCAAAACTTTGGCAGCATGGACGTCCTATGCTCCGACAAGACCGGAACCCTCACATCCGGCGAGATGCGCCTCGATCAAACGGTTGGGCTCGACGGCCAACCCAGCGAAGTTCCGTTGAGGTGGGCCGCCTTGAATGCCGCTTTCGAGAGCGGGATCGCCAATTCTCTCGACTCCGCGATCCTCGCGAAGTCGCCGCCGGAGCCGGGATGGAGAAAGATCGACGAGATCCCGTTCGATTTCAATCGACGGCGGCTCTCGGTGGTCTTGGAACGCGACGGACGCCGCGTCTTGGTAAGCAAGGGGTCTCCCGAGGGGGTCTGGAACCAGTGCGACGCCCCGGAGGCGCTGCTCGCGGAGCAAACCAAACTGGCAAACTCCCTCGGGGAGCAGGGATTCCGGGTGTTGGCCGTCGCGATTGCGGATGTACCGGTTCAAGACTCGTACG
This window encodes:
- a CDS encoding PEP/pyruvate-binding domain-containing protein: MNEPFVIELSQIGLEDLAKVGDKNAFLGELFQKLRPLGVNAVDGFASTADAYRRFISGSLEMRIREILAGIQVEDRVSLAAAGKQARDAILETPLPPELIGQLEEGYDRLMERLGCTSAVAVRSSATMEGLAASSSSGQNESFLNVGKSELILAVHKCYASLFTDRAIEYRARNGFDHFNVALSVGVQPMIRSDDSSSGIIFTLDPESGFRDAVVLSSTYGVGGTVDPGKVTSDEWTVFKPTLREGKDPIVARHLGTKMTKLVFDPDDDGVKAATVPEYQRGRFSLIDHEVLTLARWACLIEDHYSAQTGEPHPMEVEWAKDGQTGALYILQARPGKIPAQAEMDISYLPETRTKLMLNVADPAKAFSMAALPNDGVGLARLEFIIANSIGIHPMALCWYPELKDGEALEEIRRRIGGQEPTEYFVRRLSEGIAQIAAPFYPKPVFVRTTDFKTNEYARLIGGREFEPEEENPTLGFRGASRYYDRRYAEGFRLECLALRRVRSSMGLTNVRVMIPFCRTTEEASRVVEVMAQHGLRQGENGLEIYGMCEVPSNAIDADGFLEIFDGYSIGSNDLAELTLGIDRGSGTVSHLFDERDFAVKSLITMAITAAYRAGKPIGACGGAPSDSPDFAAWLVRHRIDFISFNPDAILRSVEVVARAEAPIKTIETAGAVSPAAWFSGPQPTYPGKASTVGAREKSITR
- the mgtA gene encoding magnesium-translocating P-type ATPase, with translation MPGTQTPSAGLTSGEARLRLETDGPNEVTRPRAHGILRFLAPLLANPLVVILLGAAAVSASLGDRVNAAIIVAMIALSFGLDWVQTRRSHQAAEKLKNSISPTAAVLRDGKWQTIARREVVVGDVVRLSAGTLIPADGRLLTEKDLHVNEAALTGESVPAEKEVGTGDDQEKLFLGTSVVSGTATMTVEKTGAQTVFGGIALRLSERPPETEFERGLRRFGGLIMRIVLLLTGFVIVSMIALHRPPLQSFMFAVALAVGLTPEFLPMITTLTLSRGALRMARHKVIVKNLASIQNFGSMDVLCSDKTGTLTSGEMRLDQTVGLDGQPSEVPLRWAALNAAFESGIANSLDSAILAKSPPEPGWRKIDEIPFDFNRRRLSVVLERDGRRVLVSKGSPEGVWNQCDAPEALLAEQTKLANSLGEQGFRVLAVAIADVPVQDSYGIEDENSLTLIGYLAFADPPLEDALATVHRLQTAGIDLKIITGDSDAVAGHVCRQIGLDPGRILLGSEIEAMADDALQAAAERTLVFARTSPAQKNRIILALKARGHVVGYMGDGINDAPSLHAADVGISFGDATDVAKDAAQIILVERHLSRLLGGVFEGRMAFGNVMKYLLMGTSSSFGNMLSMAGAALFLPFLPMLPSQILLNNLLYDLAQIPIPTDWVDESYIRKPKRWDMSQISSFMIFAGPISSLYDALTFVVLLRLFRADEAHFHTGWFIESLFTQTLVIFVIRTRFRPWRSRPSRALVATTILVLIVAAWLPFSPFASLLGFVPMPPAFFLFVLFASLTYLALVELAKGFLFRWGPAPPSSRPA